Part of the Lolium rigidum isolate FL_2022 chromosome 6, APGP_CSIRO_Lrig_0.1, whole genome shotgun sequence genome, ATTTGAACTTTTTCTCATTCGAACAATTTGAAAATTCGAATATTTTTCAACTTAGAaacaattttcaagtttgaacgtTTTTCTAGGTTTGAACATTATTTaactttgaacaatttttagttttaaactttttaaaattttgaacatatTTTAAGTCTCAAAGTTTTTAAATATAAGTTTCTTTAAAAATCGGGAAAGTTTTATATCTAGAATTTTGTCAATGAAAATAAATtaataggaaaaataaaaaccTGCTCATGCCGTAGGCGGACGTTTTCATCTGGTCTCCGCTGGCGGAACACGGTCCGTCAATAGTCGCTAAGTGAAGCCATGGCATAAGATTAGATAAAATCAGGCCGTTAGGTCTAATTAGTTGGTATAATCTGATGGACGATTCACGCTGGGGTGTTCGGTGTACAAATTTTTTGGTGACTCTATAATAATATCAGTTTGCTCTTTAATAACTAGAAGGGTGGGACGGCATTGTGGCAGGGCGAGgcgatggcggtggtggtggtttgaTGCGTGAAATATGGGCATCGAATGGGGAGATATGATCGGTGCAGTGATCGACATTTTTCTTTCCACTCCATGCGGGCGTTTTGATCTGGTCTCCGCTGGCGGAACATAGTCCATTAATAGTACTCGCTAAGTGCACCAATGGCATAAGATCAAGTAAATTTAGGCCGTTAGATCTAATTAATTAGCGGTGATAATCTGATGGTACGATTCATGATGGGGGTGTTCAGTGTACACAATTTTTGGTGACTCTAGAATAATTTCAATTCCCTCTTTTATAAGTCGAAGATGAGATTTTGGGGCTGTTTGATTTCCAACCACAATTTGGCAAGCTAAAATTTGGTAAATTAGTATGTGTTTGGTTGTTACTACACTTTATCATTCGATTTGATCCACATATCATAGAGTAAAATATTTGCAAACTTTTGACACAGTTTGTGGCTTCCAATTTCTTAGTCAACTTGTCAAATTTAGGATCGATGACAAATTGTGGCGGGGAACAGACAGCCCTTCATCCGCGCATGTGATCGTCGAGCTCACCCTCGAGTGAATTACATCCATCTGCCCTCCTGTAAACGTCGTAGTACACGCTGAAAATGAAAAAGGCAAGCGCTTTTGAGCGGAGATGCCACGACACGCGGAGACGAGCACAACGCAGCACACCTGTGGCGCTACACGTGGCCCGTATGCGACAAGCACCGAATCCTCGCAAAATCTTGAAAAACTCACCGGCCAAATCAGCTCGCTCCATTTGTTGCCTACCACGGCGAGAACCCAGCAAAGCCGTTCCCCGGGTCGAGGCCGACATATGTCGGCACGCACAGAGCAAGGTTGATCCGTAGATACTTGTATATCTAGGCGccaccgccccgccccgcccccggACGGAAATATCTTGCCCACGTAGGAGTGACCCCCAACGACCACACCGAGCACGAGCAGAGCACCAACAGCTCGCGCCTTCCTTATCCAGTTCTTGTAGCTAGCTTCGTTCATGGGCAGCGAGTGCAAGGGCCACCACCTCCAGGACgatgatggaggcggcggcggcccgggcgCCATCGCGCCGTTCGTGGCGAAGACGTTCCACATGGTCAGCGACCCGGCCACGGACGCCGTCGTGCGCTGgggcggcgccagcaacaccttcctcgtcctcgaccccgCCGCCTTCTCCGACTTCCTCCTCCCCGCCTACTTCAAGCACCGCAACTTCGCCAGCTTCGTCCGCCAACTCAACACCTACGTACGTACAAGCCCCTCCTCTGCTTCAACTTCAAGCAGGAGCTACCTCACCAGTGTGCCTGTGCTGACTTTGCCTCTCTTTGTTCTCAGGGTTTCCGCAAGATCGATCCGGACCGGTGGGAGTTCGCGCACGAGTCGTTCCTTCGCGGGCAGGCCAAGCTGCTGCCGCTGATCGCGCGCAAGAAGAAGAAGGCCGGTTCAGCAGGCAGCAGGGAGCTatgcgaggaggaggcggaggaggtgcgGGGCACGATCCAGGCGGTGCGGAGGCTGCGGGACGAGCGAAGTGGCATGGAGGAGGAGCTGCAGGCCATGGACCGCAGGCTCCGCGCCGCCGAGAACCGGCCGGGCCAGATGATGGCGTTCCTCGGCAAGCTCGCCGACGACCCCGCCGTGGTGCTGCGCGCGATGGTCGCCAAGAAGGAGGAGCTGGCCGCGGCCGGTGGCGACGGTTCCAGCCCGGAGAAGAGGAGGCGGATCGGGGCCGAGGctggagccggagccggacgcaGCGCCGACGGCGCCGAGGTGGTCCAGAGCAGGGCACCGCCGTTCCCCTTCTCTGCTATGGGACAAGTGTTCTACTAGGGGACTTCCAGAGTAGATGGATAGGTGTACACGTGTGATGTGTGTATTATGCCATGTGAccgtgaacatattgtaagttagTGCGGCTACGTTGCAGATACGTAGAAGAGTCTCTGCCTTCGCGGACGTAGAACCTGTGTGTATATCAATATGCTAATCTAAATGCTTTCTTTATTTGGCGTATACACTAAAAGCAGTATCCCTTATCGTGGAATTTTTTTTGAGCTCACTTATCGTGGAAATTATGTAGCCAAGATAAGCAATTTTTCTTTTTATATAATTGATATCATTAATAGGCTTAAAATGGAGAGGCACGGTATAGAAATATTAAAAGGCCGACCAAAAAAGTTCTAACTATTCTTAAATGGGTTGGCCCAATCTGAAGGTATGAACGGTGCACCCTCATGGAGCCTTCCCAGGCCATCCATGATAGGCCACCAGGCACGCAAGGGCTGGGCGTCGGCCTCATTTTTCGTCCAGCTGTTGGGCCACGTGATTGGCTCAGCTGAGAGGAGGAGCTGCAGGCCATGGACCGCAGGCTCCGCGCCGCCGAGAACCGGCCGGGCCAGATGATGGCGTTCCTCGGCAAGCTCGCCGACGACCCCGCCCTGGTGCTGCGCGCGATGGTCGCCAAGAAGGAGGAGCTGGCCGCGGCCGGTGGCGACGGTTCCAGCCCGGAGAAGAGGAGGCG contains:
- the LOC124667285 gene encoding heat stress transcription factor C-1b-like, encoding MGSECKGHHLQDDDGGGGGPGAIAPFVAKTFHMVSDPATDAVVRWGGASNTFLVLDPAAFSDFLLPAYFKHRNFASFVRQLNTYGFRKIDPDRWEFAHESFLRGQAKLLPLIARKKKKAGSAGSRELCEEEAEEVRGTIQAVRRLRDERSGMEEELQAMDRRLRAAENRPGQMMAFLGKLADDPAVVLRAMVAKKEELAAAGGDGSSPEKRRRIGAEAGAGAGRSADGAEVVQSRAPPFPFSAMGQVFY